The following are from one region of the Ruficoccus sp. ZRK36 genome:
- a CDS encoding D-alanine--D-alanine ligase — protein MSTRAHISVLCGGPSSEREVSLVSGRSIAAALEKHFDVALIEFADAALPAGLRADKTVVFPALHGSFGEDGQIQALLEASGFSYAGSGPEASALCMDKTATKAAVKDSGFAIAGDAIFDAADAPTAEHLAHEVGEHLVLKPVDQGSSVGLHLCRGLTEITHALTVLTPGRWMAEAFVAGREMTVGILGGEAMGIVEIVPTGGVYDYERKYTPGSTEYLFPAKVPEELAARIRGFAESAFAACGCRDFGRVDFILTPEGIPYFLEINTIPGLTPTSLLPKSASCRGLDFETLALRMTEPALRRGKHPQLT, from the coding sequence ATGAGCACGCGTGCCCACATCAGCGTCCTGTGCGGCGGACCTTCGAGCGAGCGCGAGGTTTCGCTCGTTTCCGGCCGCAGCATTGCCGCCGCGCTGGAAAAACACTTTGACGTGGCCTTGATCGAGTTCGCAGATGCCGCCTTACCTGCCGGGCTGCGTGCCGACAAGACCGTGGTCTTCCCGGCGCTGCACGGGAGCTTCGGCGAGGACGGGCAGATCCAGGCCCTGCTGGAGGCGAGCGGCTTTTCCTACGCCGGTTCCGGTCCAGAGGCCAGCGCCCTGTGCATGGACAAAACCGCGACAAAGGCAGCGGTGAAGGACTCGGGGTTCGCCATCGCCGGTGATGCTATCTTTGACGCTGCTGACGCGCCCACGGCAGAACACCTTGCCCATGAAGTCGGTGAGCACCTCGTGCTGAAGCCTGTGGATCAGGGGAGCAGCGTGGGGCTACACCTGTGCAGGGGATTGACCGAAATCACCCATGCACTGACCGTGCTGACGCCGGGCCGCTGGATGGCTGAGGCCTTTGTCGCCGGCCGCGAGATGACGGTCGGCATCCTTGGTGGTGAGGCGATGGGCATTGTCGAGATCGTTCCCACGGGTGGCGTTTACGACTACGAGCGTAAGTACACGCCGGGCTCGACCGAGTATCTGTTTCCTGCCAAGGTCCCGGAAGAACTCGCCGCCCGCATCCGCGGTTTTGCCGAGAGCGCCTTTGCGGCGTGTGGCTGCCGGGACTTCGGGCGCGTGGACTTTATCCTGACCCCGGAGGGCATCCCGTACTTTTTAGAAATCAACACCATCCCCGGCCTGACGCCGACCAGCCTGCTCCCGAAGAGCGCATCCTGCCGCGGGCTGGACTTCGAGACGCTGGCGCTGCGCATGACTGAGCCGGCGCTGCGACGCGGCAAGCACCCTCAACTCACCTGA